One window from the genome of Rariglobus hedericola encodes:
- the prfB gene encoding peptide chain release factor 2 (programmed frameshift) — translation MVSPETFNHIENIKKRAGHLWRFLDCEQKLREIEALEAQMGDPTFWDNNERAQKHIGKVNALKRSVLPVVDFSKRVADLDVMLELIDAGSPEEKDEFGAELTSQVEAMVPEIDKIEIGAFLNGQFDRNNAIFSIQAGAGGTESNDWADILYRMYNRWAERRGFQAELMDVQPGDTAGIAKATILIKGENAYGYCKAERGVHRLVRISPFDSNARRHTSFCAVDVIAEVTDDIKIEIPEDELRIDVYRSSGKGGQGVNTTDSAVRITHIPTNTVVVCQNERSQIKNKATAMNVLKARLYEKRQDEQRAEMDKFYGDKGEIGFGAQIRSYVLQPYQMVKDLRTGVSTSDTQGVLDGDIDRFITGWLRAGCPRHRNKDIQIDEE, via the exons ATGGTCTCACCCGAAACGTTCAACCACATCGAAAACATAAAGAAGCGCGCAGGGCATCTATGGAGGTTTCTT GACTGCGAACAAAAGCTTCGCGAAATAGAGGCCCTCGAGGCGCAGATGGGCGATCCCACGTTCTGGGATAACAACGAGCGTGCCCAAAAACACATCGGCAAGGTGAACGCCTTAAAACGTTCCGTCCTGCCCGTGGTTGATTTCAGCAAACGCGTGGCCGACCTCGATGTCATGCTCGAGCTGATCGACGCCGGTTCTCCGGAAGAGAAGGACGAGTTCGGCGCCGAGCTAACCTCGCAGGTTGAGGCCATGGTGCCCGAGATCGACAAGATCGAAATCGGCGCGTTCCTGAACGGCCAGTTCGATCGCAACAACGCGATCTTCTCCATCCAGGCAGGCGCGGGTGGCACCGAGTCCAACGACTGGGCCGACATCCTTTATCGCATGTATAACCGCTGGGCCGAACGCCGCGGTTTCCAAGCCGAGCTCATGGACGTGCAGCCGGGCGACACCGCCGGCATCGCCAAGGCGACCATCCTGATCAAAGGCGAAAACGCCTACGGTTACTGCAAGGCCGAGCGTGGTGTTCACCGCCTCGTGCGCATCTCACCGTTCGATTCCAACGCACGCCGCCATACCTCGTTTTGCGCGGTGGACGTGATCGCCGAGGTGACCGACGACATCAAAATCGAGATCCCCGAAGACGAGCTGCGCATCGACGTGTATCGTTCATCCGGCAAGGGCGGTCAGGGCGTTAACACGACCGACTCCGCCGTGCGTATCACGCACATACCGACGAATACCGTGGTGGTCTGCCAAAACGAACGTTCGCAGATCAAGAACAAGGCGACTGCGATGAACGTCTTGAAAGCGCGTCTCTACGAAAAACGTCAGGACGAGCAGCGCGCCGAGATGGACAAGTTCTACGGCGACAAGGGCGAAATCGGTTTCGGCGCCCAGATCCGCAGCTACGTGTTGCAGCCTTACCAGATGGTGAAGGACCTGCGCACCGGCGTCTCGACCTCCGACACGCAGGGGGTGCTTGATGGCGACATCGACCGCTTCATCACGGGATGGCTCCGCGCCGGTTGTCCGCGCCATCGCAACAAAGACATCCAGATCGACGAGGAGTGA
- a CDS encoding HDOD domain-containing protein: MHLAEASPIHLDLFKAAARLPASAQIFERINAALRNPDVRSHEIIDILSQDPATALRVLRLANSVQFVRGEPFASLERAVDWIGITHVYHLLAVTVSANLFCKSLPHYDVTSDQLWRNAVATGTAMHLIAEAGGADPRRAYSVGLFRPVGRMLFQQLATQRELPLPKRMLRDNGETLAWEKSCFEVHNAEAVAYLFEIWGLNRSMGEIIGHHYEPLEASHSPEASGTALLHVACWMAREAGYGLSIESNAWNINPAVLQQACLPSFNLAPYVKRTKEITARLTVTPSNN; encoded by the coding sequence ATGCATCTCGCTGAAGCCTCCCCGATTCATCTGGATTTATTCAAGGCGGCCGCGCGCCTGCCCGCGTCGGCGCAAATCTTCGAACGCATCAACGCCGCGTTGCGAAACCCTGATGTGCGCAGTCACGAGATCATCGATATCCTGAGCCAGGATCCCGCCACCGCGTTGCGCGTGCTACGGCTGGCCAACAGCGTGCAGTTCGTGCGCGGCGAACCTTTTGCCAGCCTGGAGCGAGCCGTCGATTGGATCGGCATCACCCATGTTTACCACCTGCTCGCGGTCACCGTGTCGGCCAATCTGTTTTGCAAAAGCCTGCCGCACTACGACGTCACGAGCGATCAACTGTGGCGCAACGCCGTCGCCACCGGCACCGCGATGCATCTCATCGCCGAGGCCGGCGGCGCGGATCCGCGTCGCGCCTACTCGGTCGGGTTGTTTCGCCCCGTGGGCCGGATGCTGTTTCAACAACTCGCCACGCAGCGCGAGTTGCCACTGCCCAAGCGCATGCTCCGCGACAACGGCGAGACGCTCGCCTGGGAAAAGTCCTGCTTTGAAGTGCACAACGCCGAAGCCGTCGCCTATCTGTTTGAAATCTGGGGACTGAACCGGTCGATGGGCGAAATCATCGGGCACCACTACGAGCCGCTGGAGGCGAGCCACTCGCCCGAAGCGTCCGGCACCGCTCTGCTGCATGTGGCCTGTTGGATGGCACGCGAAGCCGGCTACGGGCTCTCGATCGAATCCAACGCCTGGAACATCAATCCCGCCGTGCTCCAGCAAGCCTGCCTGCCGTCATTTAATCTGGCGCCCTATGTTAAGCGCACCAAAGAAATCACCGCGCGGCTGACCGTCACGCCGTCGAATAATTAA
- a CDS encoding DUF4870 domain-containing protein → MSNSPFTVTPETAVVQEDRTVAILSYITIIGFIVAIVMHNGKKTALGAFHLRQVLGLIVAGFAVWIGLMIIAFIPLIQLLNVVLIPVVGIGFLVFALIGLIAAASGQQKPVPVIGEHFQKWFAGTFV, encoded by the coding sequence ATGTCGAACTCTCCCTTCACCGTCACTCCCGAGACCGCTGTCGTCCAAGAAGACCGCACGGTCGCCATCCTCAGCTACATCACCATTATCGGCTTCATCGTCGCGATTGTGATGCACAACGGCAAAAAAACCGCCCTCGGTGCGTTTCACCTTCGCCAGGTCCTCGGCCTGATCGTTGCAGGCTTCGCGGTCTGGATCGGGCTGATGATCATCGCGTTCATCCCCTTGATCCAACTCCTCAATGTGGTTCTGATTCCGGTCGTCGGCATCGGTTTTCTGGTGTTCGCGCTGATCGGCCTGATCGCCGCCGCCTCCGGTCAGCAGAAGCCGGTTCCGGTGATTGGTGAGCATTTCCAGAAGTGGTTTGCCGGCACGTTTGTCTGA
- a CDS encoding HDOD domain-containing protein, producing the protein MTTATPPVPDLSMLVQLADSMSVSAQVLARMNQLMLSPMSTLVDIAQVLRTDPSLAARVVRIANSAFFATKTRASSLEEALQRVGLREVYRIVGTAALGRLTPVNLRAYGISGDTFLKAALFSATSSQLLAVRAGMDGSSAYLAGLMRPLGVLVLNHYGETHFNHVDELACDAAPSLESWERDHFGFNHSEVSAQIIDHWGFSEHLVHSVGAYSRRDDADPLSIVLHAAGALAVSSHATLHPRDHDIGLERNWLAKVGIPSSALPEISLKALRAARSIGAN; encoded by the coding sequence ATGACTACTGCTACGCCTCCCGTCCCGGATCTCAGCATGCTGGTGCAGCTCGCCGACTCGATGTCGGTTTCCGCCCAAGTTCTCGCCCGCATGAACCAGCTCATGCTGTCCCCCATGTCCACCTTGGTGGATATAGCCCAGGTGTTACGCACCGATCCGTCGCTGGCGGCCCGGGTGGTGCGCATCGCCAACAGCGCTTTTTTCGCCACCAAGACGCGCGCCAGCAGCCTCGAGGAAGCATTGCAACGCGTAGGCCTCCGCGAAGTTTACCGCATCGTCGGCACGGCGGCACTGGGACGGCTCACGCCCGTCAACCTCCGCGCCTACGGCATCAGCGGTGATACGTTTCTCAAAGCCGCGCTTTTTTCCGCGACCTCCAGCCAGTTGCTCGCCGTGCGCGCAGGCATGGATGGATCTTCCGCTTATCTCGCCGGACTGATGCGGCCGCTGGGTGTGCTCGTGCTGAATCACTACGGTGAAACTCATTTCAACCACGTCGATGAACTCGCCTGCGATGCCGCGCCTTCCCTGGAGAGTTGGGAGCGCGACCACTTTGGATTCAATCACTCCGAGGTATCCGCCCAGATCATCGATCACTGGGGATTTTCCGAACACTTGGTCCACAGCGTCGGGGCCTACTCCCGCCGCGACGATGCGGATCCGCTTTCCATCGTGTTGCATGCCGCGGGCGCGCTGGCTGTAAGCAGTCACGCAACGCTGCATCCACGCGACCACGACATCGGCCTCGAGCGCAACTGGCTCGCCAAGGTCGGCATCCCCTCCTCCGCCCTGCCTGAGATCAGCCTGAAAGCCCTGCGCGCCGCGCGTTCGATCGGGGCCAACTGA
- the sufU gene encoding Fe-S cluster assembly sulfur transfer protein SufU: MSDLTDLYQAVILDHNKRPRNRGKPPTANRVATGDNPSCGDNCTVYLHLTDDGRIDAIGFEGSGCAISQASTSLMTTQVKGKNAAEAETLFNEFKHIVTSGESPEELSDLAAFAGVHAFPARIKCATLGWHAALEAIKQPPSA, encoded by the coding sequence ATGTCCGATCTCACCGATCTCTATCAGGCGGTCATCCTCGATCACAACAAGCGCCCGCGCAATCGCGGCAAGCCGCCGACCGCCAACCGCGTCGCCACCGGTGACAATCCCAGCTGCGGCGACAACTGCACCGTTTACCTGCACCTCACCGACGACGGCCGCATCGACGCCATCGGTTTCGAAGGTTCCGGTTGCGCCATTTCGCAGGCCAGCACGTCGCTCATGACCACCCAGGTCAAAGGCAAGAACGCCGCCGAAGCCGAGACGCTTTTCAACGAGTTCAAACACATCGTCACCAGCGGAGAGTCCCCCGAAGAGCTGAGCGACCTCGCCGCTTTCGCCGGCGTCCACGCCTTCCCAGCCCGCATCAAGTGCGCCACCCTCGGCTGGCACGCCGCTCTCGAAGCCATCAAACAGCCGCCCTCCGCCTAA
- a CDS encoding phosphoadenylyl-sulfate reductase → MNATAVNPALSDRAVDLEKATAQERVQWAVDTYGDGLVLTTSFGIQAAVMLHLVTRIVPKVPVIFIDTGYLFPETYRFAADLTKKLDLNLKTYAALQTAAHQEALHGKQWEQGLEGLKRYNHLNKVEPMDRAVRELGATAWLAGLRRSQASTRGQLPVVQHQNKITKVHPIIDWDNRTIHRYLMENGLNYHPLWEEGYVSVGDWHSTSKLEAGMTEEQTRFGGLKRECGLHESSGRGDFQI, encoded by the coding sequence ATGAACGCCACCGCCGTTAATCCCGCGCTTTCCGACCGCGCGGTGGACCTCGAAAAAGCGACGGCGCAAGAGCGGGTGCAGTGGGCGGTGGATACTTACGGCGACGGCCTCGTGCTCACCACGAGCTTCGGTATTCAGGCGGCGGTGATGTTGCATCTGGTCACGCGCATCGTCCCGAAAGTCCCGGTCATCTTCATCGATACGGGTTACCTGTTTCCTGAAACGTATCGGTTCGCGGCGGATCTTACCAAGAAGCTTGATCTCAATCTCAAAACCTACGCCGCTCTCCAGACTGCCGCTCATCAAGAGGCGCTCCATGGCAAACAGTGGGAGCAGGGACTCGAAGGCCTGAAGCGCTACAATCACCTCAACAAAGTCGAGCCGATGGACCGCGCCGTGCGCGAACTCGGCGCCACGGCCTGGCTTGCCGGTCTGCGTCGTTCGCAGGCGAGCACGCGCGGACAGCTGCCGGTCGTGCAGCATCAAAACAAGATCACCAAGGTTCATCCGATCATCGATTGGGACAACCGCACGATCCACCGTTACCTCATGGAAAACGGACTCAATTATCATCCGCTTTGGGAAGAAGGCTATGTGTCCGTCGGCGACTGGCACAGCACGTCGAAACTCGAAGCCGGCATGACCGAAGAGCAGACGCGTTTCGGCGGTTTGAAACGCGAGTGCGGCCTGCACGAAAGCAGCGGTCGCGGCGATTTTCAGATCTGA
- a CDS encoding response regulator, which yields MRRAVIGLASITSLLALCILFLGIDPLGHGEVQNVETIPAVLGFGIFAAILIALELGHRKAAWLALGPAFIGLISLFEHWFGLSHELESRITAFITAEPVRIPGPMPMIAAISLLIVGVLLPWLVLRYGEKRRLLSIALGGSLLGAVGMTSLAGYALNMPLAYRWGSSTSLPPSVAAIMLLTGGALLALAWAEHGLRHNTTPVWLPVPVVVACGTFTILFWAGLRERETAYLGTNAQIAINNFASNINLEFERQAAALERIARRWNSDSTPAVWESDAVPWLIDAPGAHSLARIATNGQTSWYYPHAGNEGLISFNQFSEAERRSTIEAIGNTGTPLATSTIEIAGRGPGFVIYAPIYRSSVLVGYISAEFTYQRFLEVLDQRLKLSPNHRCAVYLGSDPIYTSVKPGPPSRDNPRALESVFTLQNRRMRIIMEPTEEYLTNNRRFLPEISLAAGIGITLLLGLSIHLARAARASLGAIETTNRLLLDENEERRRIEEMLKVSDERLRLALDATVIGIFEWDCVANSLHYSTGLWAMLGLPPGNEASTPEAWQTLIHPDDLAAYQASMHTQLSGAQSFIDPEYRVRTVAGEWRWLYMRSKTVGYSDSGATIRIVGTLQDVTARREAEQALLSSQSAARKLSLVASRTDNLVLIATPGGTIEWVNESFERVMEYSIHEVVGRNPTTFMIGPETNPSTIRRIKAALAQGEGISTDIVNYSKSGRKYHLHLEIQPVRNERGVLENFIAIEADITARVETENALRRAKAEADTASRAKSEFLASMSHEIRTPMNGVIGMTSLLLETPLNHEQRDSVNTIRTSGEALLTIINDLLDFSKIESGKLELEHQPFELANCIEETLDLFAGQAASRQIEVAHHIDSDVPPVVLGDVNRLRQVLSNLVNNAIKFTPRGTVTLTVSLAGKDEASQPLRIGHTLLSIAIHDSGIGIPHERLDRLFKPFSQVDSSTTRKYGGTGLGLVICHRLCGLMGGDIRVNSDTNQGSTFTFTVQVEAAGSSPIHAPRIPAALHLGPVLCVDDNPVNLRRLATFFQSVGVSVLPAASTSIAAGILATTRPTAAVIDLDLPETPGDSPLHEVLVRSDIPIIGQLSTGIAAAPSWTEKARFAAVPRPLRTLALVRALHALFPSDTPITATTTIREHVDLATRIPLNVLLVEDNPVNQKVALRFLERLGYRADAVANGIEAINAIGSHHYQLVFMDLQMPEMDGFEATRHIRLNLPEHRQPCIIALTANALKSDRDLCLAAGMNDFITKPIKLADITETIRRHFGATQSAEV from the coding sequence ATGCGACGTGCTGTCATCGGCTTGGCGAGCATTACGAGTCTTTTAGCGTTATGTATCCTTTTTCTCGGAATTGATCCGCTGGGCCACGGTGAGGTTCAAAACGTCGAAACGATCCCCGCTGTCCTCGGTTTTGGAATTTTCGCCGCCATCCTGATCGCACTGGAGCTCGGTCATCGCAAAGCCGCCTGGCTCGCCCTTGGTCCCGCGTTCATCGGACTGATTTCGCTGTTCGAACATTGGTTTGGACTGAGTCACGAACTCGAATCTCGCATCACCGCTTTCATTACCGCGGAGCCCGTGCGCATCCCGGGACCGATGCCGATGATCGCCGCAATCTCGCTGTTGATCGTGGGCGTCCTGCTGCCCTGGCTCGTCCTAAGATACGGAGAGAAGCGTCGCCTGCTATCCATCGCCTTGGGCGGTTCACTGCTCGGCGCCGTCGGCATGACCAGTCTCGCTGGTTATGCACTCAACATGCCCCTCGCCTACCGTTGGGGCTCATCGACCAGCCTCCCGCCGTCTGTCGCCGCCATCATGCTCCTGACCGGCGGAGCCCTGCTGGCGCTTGCCTGGGCCGAACACGGCTTACGTCACAACACCACACCCGTGTGGCTGCCCGTTCCCGTCGTCGTCGCGTGCGGCACGTTCACGATTCTTTTTTGGGCTGGTCTGCGCGAACGTGAAACCGCCTACCTCGGCACCAATGCCCAGATCGCGATCAACAACTTCGCGAGTAACATCAACCTTGAGTTCGAACGCCAGGCCGCCGCTCTTGAACGCATCGCCCGCCGTTGGAACTCCGACAGCACGCCCGCCGTCTGGGAATCCGATGCGGTGCCTTGGTTGATCGATGCCCCCGGCGCCCACTCACTCGCCCGTATCGCGACCAATGGCCAGACGTCCTGGTATTATCCGCATGCCGGCAACGAAGGCCTGATTTCCTTCAACCAGTTCAGCGAAGCCGAGCGCCGCTCGACCATCGAAGCCATCGGCAACACCGGCACGCCCCTGGCCACCAGCACCATCGAGATCGCCGGTCGCGGTCCGGGTTTTGTCATCTACGCTCCCATTTATCGATCCAGTGTTCTGGTCGGTTACATCAGCGCCGAGTTCACCTACCAGCGCTTCCTCGAGGTCCTTGATCAACGCCTTAAACTCAGCCCCAACCACCGTTGCGCCGTCTATCTCGGCTCGGATCCGATCTATACTTCGGTCAAGCCCGGCCCGCCTTCCCGCGATAATCCCCGCGCCCTCGAATCCGTCTTCACGCTCCAGAACCGCCGCATGCGGATCATCATGGAGCCCACCGAGGAATACCTGACCAACAACCGCCGTTTCCTCCCCGAAATCTCCCTCGCCGCCGGTATCGGCATCACGCTGCTGCTCGGCCTCAGCATCCATCTAGCCCGCGCCGCCCGCGCCAGTCTCGGCGCCATCGAAACGACCAACCGGTTGCTCCTCGATGAAAACGAAGAGCGCCGGCGCATCGAAGAGATGCTCAAGGTCTCCGACGAACGTCTCCGTCTCGCCCTCGACGCGACCGTGATCGGTATCTTCGAATGGGACTGCGTCGCCAACAGCCTCCACTACAGCACCGGCCTCTGGGCCATGCTCGGCCTGCCTCCGGGCAACGAGGCCTCCACGCCCGAAGCCTGGCAGACGCTCATCCATCCCGATGACTTGGCCGCCTACCAGGCGTCGATGCACACGCAGCTCAGCGGCGCCCAGTCGTTCATCGATCCCGAATACCGCGTGCGCACCGTCGCCGGCGAATGGCGCTGGCTATATATGCGCTCCAAGACCGTCGGCTACTCCGACAGCGGCGCCACCATCCGCATCGTCGGCACGTTGCAGGACGTCACCGCCCGCCGTGAGGCCGAGCAGGCGTTGCTCTCCAGCCAGTCCGCCGCGCGCAAACTCTCCCTCGTGGCCAGCCGCACGGACAATCTCGTGCTCATCGCCACCCCCGGCGGCACGATCGAATGGGTCAACGAATCCTTCGAGCGCGTCATGGAATATTCGATACACGAGGTCGTGGGCCGCAACCCCACCACCTTCATGATCGGCCCCGAGACGAACCCGAGCACCATCCGCCGTATCAAAGCCGCACTCGCCCAAGGCGAAGGCATCTCGACCGACATCGTCAACTACTCGAAGTCCGGTCGAAAATATCACCTGCACCTCGAAATCCAGCCCGTCCGCAACGAGCGCGGCGTCCTGGAAAACTTCATCGCCATCGAGGCCGACATCACTGCACGCGTTGAAACCGAAAACGCCCTCCGCCGCGCCAAGGCCGAGGCCGACACCGCATCCCGCGCCAAGAGCGAATTCCTCGCCTCCATGTCGCACGAAATCCGCACGCCCATGAACGGCGTCATCGGCATGACGAGCCTCCTGCTGGAAACCCCGCTCAACCACGAGCAGCGCGATTCGGTGAACACCATCCGCACCAGCGGCGAGGCGCTCCTCACCATCATCAACGACCTGCTCGACTTCTCCAAGATCGAGTCCGGCAAACTCGAGCTCGAGCATCAGCCCTTCGAACTCGCCAACTGCATCGAGGAAACCCTCGACCTCTTCGCCGGCCAGGCGGCCTCCCGCCAGATCGAGGTTGCCCACCACATCGATTCCGATGTGCCGCCGGTCGTCCTCGGCGACGTCAACCGCCTCCGCCAGGTCCTCTCCAACCTCGTCAACAACGCCATCAAGTTCACCCCGCGCGGCACCGTTACGCTCACGGTCTCGCTCGCCGGCAAAGACGAGGCCTCTCAACCCCTGCGCATCGGCCACACGCTGCTCTCCATCGCCATTCACGACAGCGGCATCGGCATTCCCCACGAGCGTCTCGACCGTCTCTTCAAGCCGTTCTCCCAGGTCGATTCGTCCACCACCCGCAAATACGGCGGCACCGGCCTCGGTCTCGTCATCTGCCATCGTCTCTGCGGCCTCATGGGCGGTGACATCCGCGTGAACAGCGACACCAACCAGGGCTCCACGTTCACGTTCACCGTGCAGGTCGAAGCCGCCGGCTCCTCCCCCATTCACGCACCACGCATTCCCGCGGCACTCCATCTGGGGCCCGTTCTCTGCGTCGACGACAACCCCGTCAACCTCCGCCGTCTCGCCACGTTCTTCCAATCCGTCGGCGTATCCGTGCTCCCCGCCGCCAGCACCAGCATCGCCGCGGGCATTCTCGCCACGACACGTCCGACGGCCGCCGTCATCGACCTTGATTTACCCGAGACTCCCGGTGATTCGCCGCTGCATGAGGTGCTCGTTCGTTCCGACATCCCAATCATCGGACAACTCTCCACCGGCATCGCCGCGGCGCCTTCGTGGACCGAGAAAGCCCGTTTCGCCGCCGTCCCGCGCCCGCTGCGCACACTCGCCCTCGTGCGCGCCTTGCATGCCTTGTTCCCGTCCGACACGCCCATCACCGCGACCACCACGATCCGCGAGCACGTTGATCTCGCCACGCGCATTCCGCTCAACGTGCTCCTCGTCGAGGACAACCCCGTCAACCAGAAGGTCGCCCTTCGCTTCCTCGAACGCCTCGGTTACCGCGCCGATGCCGTCGCCAATGGCATCGAGGCGATTAACGCCATCGGCTCCCACCACTATCAGCTCGTGTTCATGGATCTCCAGATGCCCGAAATGGACGGCTTCGAGGCCACCCGTCACATCCGACTGAACCTGCCCGAGCACCGCCAGCCCTGCATTATCGCGCTCACTGCGAACGCGCTGAAGAGCGACCGCGACCTGTGTCTTGCCGCCGGCATGAACGACTTCATCACGAAGCCCATCAAGCTGGCCGACATCACCGAGACCATCCGCCGCCACTTCGGCGCCACCCAGTCCGCCGAAGTCTGA
- a CDS encoding aminotransferase class V-fold PLP-dependent enzyme: protein MSLSPNLRIDFPALDQHVGGKPLVYLDNGATTQKPRSVIDAVARFYERDNSNVHRGLHALSMRATDGYEAARARAAQFINAADPAEIIFTRGTTESVNLVASSWGNTNLKPGDVILTTEMEHHSNLVPWQQLAARTGATLKYVPVAGADAEHGLDLDALDKLLTPQVKLFAFTHLSNTLGVLNEATALCAKARAVGALTLIDAAQSIGHEPIDVQAIGCDFMAFSGHKMAGPTGIGVLYGKKALLNAMPPYQTGGGIVVNVTYEGATWKPSPERFEAGTPNVADAIGLHAAFDYLDALGRPAIAAHDYHLGELACTALAELPGIRILGPKSGQKRGGLVSFAFAEAHAHDVVTFADQDGVALRGGHHCNQPLMRKLGLASTTRASFYVYNTEAEIEILVKSMRRILKFFAG from the coding sequence ATGTCTTTGTCTCCGAATCTCCGCATCGATTTCCCCGCCCTTGACCAGCACGTCGGCGGCAAGCCGCTCGTCTATCTCGACAACGGAGCCACCACGCAAAAGCCGCGCTCCGTCATCGATGCGGTCGCCCGCTTCTACGAACGCGACAACTCCAACGTCCACCGCGGCCTCCACGCGCTCTCCATGCGCGCCACCGATGGCTACGAAGCCGCCCGCGCCCGCGCCGCCCAGTTCATTAACGCCGCCGATCCCGCCGAAATCATTTTCACGCGCGGCACGACCGAGTCCGTCAACCTCGTCGCCTCCTCGTGGGGCAACACCAACCTCAAGCCCGGTGACGTCATCCTCACCACCGAGATGGAGCACCACTCCAACTTAGTCCCGTGGCAGCAGCTCGCCGCCCGCACCGGTGCCACGCTCAAATACGTGCCCGTCGCCGGTGCCGACGCCGAACACGGCCTCGACCTCGATGCCCTCGACAAGCTCCTCACTCCACAGGTGAAGCTCTTCGCGTTCACCCATCTCTCCAACACCCTCGGCGTCCTCAACGAAGCCACCGCGCTCTGCGCCAAGGCCCGCGCCGTCGGCGCCCTCACGCTCATCGATGCCGCGCAGTCCATCGGACACGAGCCCATCGACGTCCAGGCCATCGGTTGCGATTTCATGGCTTTCAGCGGCCACAAGATGGCCGGCCCCACCGGCATCGGCGTGCTCTACGGCAAAAAAGCCCTGCTCAACGCCATGCCTCCCTACCAGACCGGTGGCGGCATCGTCGTCAACGTGACCTACGAGGGCGCCACGTGGAAACCCTCTCCCGAGCGCTTCGAAGCCGGCACGCCCAACGTCGCCGACGCCATCGGCCTGCACGCCGCATTTGATTATCTGGACGCCCTCGGCCGCCCCGCCATCGCCGCGCACGATTATCACCTCGGCGAACTCGCCTGCACCGCCTTGGCCGAACTGCCCGGCATCCGTATCCTCGGACCCAAGTCCGGCCAGAAACGCGGCGGCCTCGTCAGTTTTGCCTTCGCCGAAGCCCACGCCCACGACGTAGTCACCTTTGCCGACCAGGACGGCGTCGCCCTCCGCGGCGGCCATCACTGCAACCAGCCACTCATGCGCAAACTCGGCCTCGCCTCCACGACCCGCGCCAGTTTCTACGTCTACAACACCGAGGCGGAAATCGAGATCCTCGTGAAATCGATGCGCCGCATCCTGAAGTTCTTCGCGGGCTGA